DNA from Tepidisphaeraceae bacterium:
ATGCATCTTCTCGTCAGCGGAGGTCTCCTCTCCTTCGGCGCGATGGACATTGGCCTCGCCGGGCGGCTCGTTCGGGGTGCCGATCGCGTCGCGCGCCTCCACGCGCCGGATCGCCACGCCGGCGGCGAACGCGGCCAGGAAGCCGTAGGTGTGCAGTTCCAGCGCCACGCCGTACGACAACGCCAGCAGGCCGAGCGCCAGGTAGTCGTCGGTCCCCACCGATTCCTGCCGGTGCCGGCGGAGGTACAGGATCAAATGACCGACGAGCGTGCCCAGGATGCCCCCGATCGCCAGCCCACCGGCGATCATCCAGACGAGGTCGATCGTGAACCATTTCCACCCGTACGCGCCCAGTTCGTGCAGCCCGGTCAGGCCCAGCCCCAGCATGACGAACGGGAACGCCGTGCCGTCGTTCAGTCCCGCTTCACCGGTCAGGCCCAGCCGCACGCGATCGCGGTCGGCGGCGTGCTCAATCTGCACTTCGGACGCCAACACGGGGTCGGTCGGCGCCAGCACGGCCCCCAGCAGCACGGCCGGGCCGATCGGCAGGCCCAGGAAGAAGTATCCCATCGCCGCGATGCCCGCGACGGTCATCACCATCGCCAGCGACGCCAGGCCCAGCGGCAGGATCCAGTCGCGCGACCACAGCGGCGACCGGAACTTCATGCCCGCCCCGAACAGCGAGACGATCACCCCGACCTCCGCCAGCCGTTCGAGCAGGTGCGACCACTCCAGCGGTTCGATGTCGATCGCGCCCAGCCCGATCCACGGCCCGAGCAACAGGCCCACGAGCAGGAACAGGATCGTCTGCGTCAACGGCAGCCGGCGCAGCGTCGAGTCGCCCAGCGCGATCGCGGTCAGCACGAGTCCGACGATCAGGTACCAAAGCTCAAACCGCACGCGCACCTTCCTTGTTTGCCGCCCGTGCCATTGTTCACGTGGCGGTACGCATCCTAGGGCGACCGCGCGCGCGTTGGAACGCACGAACCGCGGTCACAATCGCTGTCGCGGCGGGCTCCGTGGGCAACAACGTGCGTCACGCCCAGATGCGCTAGCGGGTCTATCTGATCCCCGCTCCGCACGTAGCATGGGCGTCTCGCCCATGCCTGTGGATTGAAATGAGCATCACGATTCGTGGCGAGCGGTGCTGATCGGGCGGACGGCCACAGAGAGGATCTCCCGGCCTCACTCAGGTCATGGGCGAGACGCCCATGCTACGTGAAGAAGCCGCCCGTCCACTCCACCGCGGCTCGTCGCGAGCACCAAAGAAGAAGGGCAGGCCCGGAGGCCTGCCCCTACAGGCAATCGTGATGGACCGCAGTCTTACTCCACCTTCAGCGTCCGCCCTTCCTTGGCAGCCTTCATGGCGGTCAGGATGACCTTCACCGAGGCCAGCCCTTCGCGGCCGTCGATCGGGGGGCGGGTGTTGGTGGTGATGGACTTGGCGAACATGTTCATGATGCCGCTGCTGACCTGGCGGGTGTTGCTGCCCATCTCGCCGACCTTGTGCAGTTCCTGGTTGCCGTTCTTGTAGTTCACGACCACGCCGTAGCCCGGCGTGTTGCCGATCGACAGGACGCCCTTCTCGCAGTAGATGACGGTCCAGTTGTCCTCGAAGCCGCTGCCGTACATCGTCCAGCTGATCAAAATCGCGCCGACCGCCCCGCCGCTCGTGCGGCAGGTCAGGAAGGCGTTGTCGTCGAGCGCGATAAGCTTGCCGGTGGCGGGGTCGACCTTGTCGATCGTCGCGATCTGCCCGCCAATCTCGGTGATCTCCTGGCCGAGCATCCAGCGCATCAGGTCGATCTTGTGCACGCCCAGGTCACCGGTGACGCCCATGACGGCCAGTTCGGGCTTGAAGAACCAGCTGGCGGCGCCGTCGACGCTCCAGCCGTCAGGGCCGGGGTGCTTGAAGGCGGTTCGGAACGCCAGCACGCGGCCGAGGTCGCCGCGGTCCAGCACCTGCTTGGCCTTCACGTGGGCGCTCATCAGGCGCTGGTTCTGGCCGACCATGAGGAACTTGCCGTGCTTGTCGGCCGCCTCCACCATCTTGGTGGCGTCGGCGATCGTGGTCGCCATCGGCTTTTCCACCAGCACGTGCTTGCCCGCCGCCAGCGCGGCCAGCGTCTGCTCGGCGTGGACGGCGTTGGGCGTGCAGACGGCGACCGCGTCCACATCCGCGTCGATCACCTTGCGCCAGTCCTCAAACGCCTGCTCGGCCCCGAACTTGTCGCCGATCTCCTTGGCCCGCCCGGCCTTCGGGTCGGCCACCGCGATGATCTTCACGTCCGAATGAGCCATCGCCTCCGGCAGGTGACGCCGCTGTGCAATTGCCCCACAACCGATAACGCCGAGTTTGATCGCCATTGTCTTACGTTCCTTCCAGTTCAAGCACGGCCACCGAAACGAGCGGCCCGGGCGGGGAATTATGGGGGAACCGGGCGGGAGCGCCAAGGCGGTTGCGAACGGGGAAGTGGGAATGCGGAAGCCGGAAGTGAAGACGGCAAGCCAGCATTCCTGCCCCTCTCCCGCATGCTCCGGGGGAGGTTGGGAGGGGGCAATTCGAGCGGCAGATGGCCCACCAATGGGCACGAAGGAACACGAATAAGCGAGAATGAACGCGAATCGACGCCCTAGCGCAACCTGTCCTCCCGATGGGAGCCTTGGCGACCGGAGGGATCTCGAAAGACGGACACGTTTCAGCCAATGGGAGATCCCTCAGGTCGCCTTAGGCTCCCTTCGGGATGACATCGGGCGCGGGACGCCACGCCACGGGGTGCCACCGGCGGCTTGCCCGCCCGTGTCTTCCGGCCTTCTATGCATCTAGAGCAACGGACCCTTTCGTGTAGCGGCTTGCTCTCTGGGTGCCACGGTCTGGTACTCCAGGCCGTGTCTTTCTTGGGTAGAGAAGACACGGCCTGGAGTACGAGACCGTGGCACCCGAACGCTACAGCAAGATGCGCTCTGCTCTAAATCACACGGGCAGGCAAGCTGCCCGTGGCACCCCGAAAGCCACGTCCGCTCCCGCACGTCCGGATAACCAAATCCGCATTCTTCCGCGTTAAGCGAGGGGTCGGCCGATCGCTATGGCGGATAACTCAAACCAAAGTGACGATCTGGTGCATCGGATCGTGACTTCGATGCACCGGATTGACGATCTGGTGCATCAACGTGACGAATCGATGCATCACTCCGGCACGTCGATGCATTACGTGATTGACCAAACCGGCCAGGACCGCAAGCTGTCATCCTGATGGGAGCCTTGGCGACCTGAGAGGGTGTTTAGGAGCAAGTTCGCGTCGGCTCCGACCGTAGCATGGGCGTCCCGCCCATGGAGCCGCGGTACCCCGCGGTGTCGGACGGTACGCCGTCCGAGCTAAAGAGCGCAAGCGATCTGCTCGTCGGACTTTTCAGCGGCTCCTTCGCTGGCGCGATTGCTGACTCGGATGGGGTACCATCCGATGCGTCGGCGTACCGACGCCATGGGCGAGCCGCCCATGCTACGTGAAGAGCGAGCCCGGCGGTGTTCTTCAACACCCTCTCTGGATGACGAGCATCCAAACTGGTGTGCTAACGACTACGGTCCCCATTCGTGCTGATTCGTGCCCATTCGTGGGCCCACTACGGTTCAAAAGGCACCCCCACCTAGCCTCCCCCGGAGCATGCGGGAGAGGGACCGGAGCAGACCATCCGCCTTCCACCTTCCCCTCACGCGAACCTTACCTCGATCGCCCCCGTCGGCTTCTCGACACCCTTGCGTTGCAGGGCCATCTCGTGGGCGTCGTGGTAGTGGCTGACCAGGGCGGACCAGTCGAACAGTTCGCCGAGGCGTTCGGTGGCGTTGCGCAGTTCGATGCGCTGGCGGCGGTTCAGTTGGCAGAAGTTGAACAGATGGTCGGCCAGGTTGGCGGTCGTCTCCTCGAAGCTCTTGGTCCGGCGGTTCAGCACGCAGATGCCCTTGTCGCCCACGCGGCTGTTGCCCTTTTCCAGGTGCCGCTGCGTGTAGGCCCCGAAGCCGCTGAGGTCGGACGTGACAGCGGGCAGGCCGAGCGCGATGCACTCCATGGGCGTGTAGCCCCAGGGTTCGTAGTAGCTCGGGAAGACGCCCATGTGACAGCCGCGCACGAAGTTCTCGTAGTCCAAATTCAACAGCGGGCTGGTGGCGGTGACGAACTGCGGGTGGAAGACTATCTTCACCGGGTCGTCCGGCGCGTTGAACAGCCCGCGGTGGCGAATGTGCTTTAAGGTCGGGTCGTTCACGTCATCGACGAGGTCGTGCGTGACCACGGGCGGCAACCGCCCGCTGCGCCACGCGGCGATCGACTGCTTCAGGCGCACGATCGAGTCGTCGTTGAGCAAGTCCTCGTACTTGGGGATGCGCCCGGTGGCGGCGTTCATGAACAGCCGGTGGCCCATGCGGCGTTCGAGCTCGGCGCACCAGTTCTTCAGATCGTCGAACATCGACTGGTTCTGCAGCACGCCGACGTTGATGTTGCGCACCTGCGCCTTGGTGACGATGAACGCCACCACGGTCGGCCGGTCGGGCATCTCGCGCAAGCGCTGGTTCAGGCGGTAGAGCGATTCCAGGAAGAGATCGAAGCCCTTGTTGCGATACTCGTAGCGCCCGCTGGTGAAGAGGTAGATCGTGCGATCGAGGTCGAACGGGGCCGAGGGGAAGAAGTGGCCCATGACGAACTCGTGGATCTTCTCCTTGTTCTGCCGGTGCAAGTGCTGGAACTCGTGCGGGGCGGCGAAGCGCTGGATGTTGAGGCCGTTGGGCAGGATGGCGTCGGCCTTGCGGCCCAGCAGCTTCTCGGCTTCCACGTCCGTCACCTCGCTGACGGTCGTGAAGACCGTGCTGGCGTGGGCGGCGGCCTTCTCGATCTGGTAGCGCGGGTAGATGCCGTACCGCTGCGCCTCGGCCTCGGGGTTGATGTAGGGCAGGTTGTTGTAGAATTCGGGGTTGTCGCTGGCCAAATAGCGGCCCAGCAGCGTCGCGTGCGTCGTGAAGACCGTGGCGACCGGCAACTGCAGGTGCGCGATGCGCGGCACCGCGACGCCGCCCATCCATTCGTGGAAGTGGGCCAAGATCGGGCGGTTCAACCCCGCGGCGCTGAGGTGGCGAAAGAACTCGGTCGTCGCGAAGCCGAACGCGATCACCTCGTTCACCTCGCCGTCGGCCGCCAGCGTGCCGATGCCGTGGTCGTTCCACATCACGAACTTGTCGATGTCGAGCGACGCGTACCGCGCGCGGTAATCGATCAGCAACACGCGCGGCCGGCCGGCGATCAACCAGCGCCCGTAATGGCATGGGATGCCGCTGTCGCGCAGCGCCTGGATGGCCGGTTGCAGGTGCGCGTCGATCGGTGTCTCTTCAAACTCGAATGCAGCGGTCTGGGGGTTGTAGGGACCGATGAGGCAGTACCGGTCGCCCCACCGCTTCTGCATCGCCACCGCCTTGCTGCGAAGCACCGTGTAGATGCCGCCCAGCTGCCAGCAAACCTCCCACGCCACCTCGAACAATAGCGGCGGCAGTTGCACCGGCGCCGGCGGTTCGACGGCGGCGGGTTCGGTGGGCTCGTCGAACGCGGTGGCGGCCTCCTCGGATTCGGGCAGGTTAATGGCCGTATCGCCCGGCGCGGGGGGCGCCGGCGGCGCTGCTTCGGGAATGACCGCGAACGAGACCTCGATCCCCTCATCCTGCGGGACGACCATCTCCTCGACCCCGGGCGACAGTTGGCCCGCCGACGCGCCACCCGCCAGCGCAGCGTCCGCGGTGGATTCGATCGGTGGAACGACGTCGACGACCGCGGGATTGGGCGTGGGAATGGACGAGGGCTCGGTGACAGCACGATGTTCGTTGACCGACTCAGGCGAAGGCGTCTGCGCCGCTGCGACGGGCGCGGGTTGCGCTGGCGGCTGAACCTCGGGCGCGGCGGTTTCGGGGCGCTGCGCCGGTGGGGTCTGATGGAGGGCCGACGCGCCGTTGTTCGTTGCTGCGCGGGTGGAACCAGGGTGGGGGGGTTTCACGCCGCGACCACCGCTCGACTTCACCGCCGCGTTACCGTTCTTTCGCCTCGCCATAGGTTTATCGATTATGACGCGTGTGCCGCGCCAGGACAGCCTGCAAATCGGACGTCGTTCACGTGATTACGGGTCGCACAGACTAGCAAGATATTTTAGCCATCGCTATAACCGTCCGTCCTTACATCAACGCATCAACGGAGAACCCAACGTGGCCCGCCAGCAATCGCCGCTCCCCTATCGTCAGATCCACCTCGACTTCCACACGAGCCCGAAGATCCTCGACGTCGGCGCCGACTTCGACGCGCGGCAGTTCGCGCGCACGATGAAGGCGGCCCACGTCAACAGCGTGACCGTCTTCGCCAAGTGCCACCACGGGCACCTCTACTACAACACGAAGCGCCCCGAGCGCCACCCGGGCCTGAAGAAGGGCCTGGACCTGCTGGGCGAGCAGGTGGACGCGCTGCACCGCGAGGGCATTCGCGCCCCGATCTACATCAGCGTGCAGTGCGACGAGTACGCGGCCAACACCCATCCGGAGTGGGTCGCGCGCAACCCCGACAGCTCACAGGTGAAGTGGGCGCACGGCGTCGATAACAAGGTCTTCGGTGCCGGGTGGCAAATCTTAGACATGAACACCCCGTACCAGGAATTCCTCGCCGAGCAGACCGCCGAGGTGCTGCGGCTGTTCAAGCCGGTCGACGGCATCTTCTTCGACATGTGCTGGAACCAGCCCACCACCACGCAGTTCGCGATCGACGCGATGCGTCGCAAGAACCTGAACCCGGAGGTCGAGGCCGACCGCGCCCGGCACGCCCACGAGGTGTCGATGGCGTACATGAAGCGGTTCTACGATCAGGTGAAGGCGTCGGCGAAGAATGCCGGCGTCTACTTCAACGGCCGGCCGCTGCACAACCTGGCCGAGGAGATCGCCTACCAGGGGCAGGTCGAGATCGAGGCGCTGCCGACCGGTGGATGGGGCTAC
Protein-coding regions in this window:
- a CDS encoding Gfo/Idh/MocA family oxidoreductase: MAIKLGVIGCGAIAQRRHLPEAMAHSDVKIIAVADPKAGRAKEIGDKFGAEQAFEDWRKVIDADVDAVAVCTPNAVHAEQTLAALAAGKHVLVEKPMATTIADATKMVEAADKHGKFLMVGQNQRLMSAHVKAKQVLDRGDLGRVLAFRTAFKHPGPDGWSVDGAASWFFKPELAVMGVTGDLGVHKIDLMRWMLGQEITEIGGQIATIDKVDPATGKLIALDDNAFLTCRTSGGAVGAILISWTMYGSGFEDNWTVIYCEKGVLSIGNTPGYGVVVNYKNGNQELHKVGEMGSNTRQVSSGIMNMFAKSITTNTRPPIDGREGLASVKVILTAMKAAKEGRTLKVE
- a CDS encoding cation:proton antiporter, whose amino-acid sequence is MRFELWYLIVGLVLTAIALGDSTLRRLPLTQTILFLLVGLLLGPWIGLGAIDIEPLEWSHLLERLAEVGVIVSLFGAGMKFRSPLWSRDWILPLGLASLAMVMTVAGIAAMGYFFLGLPIGPAVLLGAVLAPTDPVLASEVQIEHAADRDRVRLGLTGEAGLNDGTAFPFVMLGLGLTGLHELGAYGWKWFTIDLVWMIAGGLAIGGILGTLVGHLILYLRRHRQESVGTDDYLALGLLALSYGVALELHTYGFLAAFAAGVAIRRVEARDAIGTPNEPPGEANVHRAEGEETSADEKMHIDPAAARTGQPAATDPEQAAPFMATMMLSFVEKLERAAEVALVILLGGMLTRTTLSWHGLWFIPAVLLVLRPLAVYVTTSRMPMRPSQRRLIAWFGIRGIGSIYYLMYGINHGLSPDHATLLTAIVFTTIAVSITVHGISVTPLMTRYDDRRQRRADARSKAAEERGV
- a CDS encoding glycosyltransferase, translated to MARRKNGNAAVKSSGGRGVKPPHPGSTRAATNNGASALHQTPPAQRPETAAPEVQPPAQPAPVAAAQTPSPESVNEHRAVTEPSSIPTPNPAVVDVVPPIESTADAALAGGASAGQLSPGVEEMVVPQDEGIEVSFAVIPEAAPPAPPAPGDTAINLPESEEAATAFDEPTEPAAVEPPAPVQLPPLLFEVAWEVCWQLGGIYTVLRSKAVAMQKRWGDRYCLIGPYNPQTAAFEFEETPIDAHLQPAIQALRDSGIPCHYGRWLIAGRPRVLLIDYRARYASLDIDKFVMWNDHGIGTLAADGEVNEVIAFGFATTEFFRHLSAAGLNRPILAHFHEWMGGVAVPRIAHLQLPVATVFTTHATLLGRYLASDNPEFYNNLPYINPEAEAQRYGIYPRYQIEKAAAHASTVFTTVSEVTDVEAEKLLGRKADAILPNGLNIQRFAAPHEFQHLHRQNKEKIHEFVMGHFFPSAPFDLDRTIYLFTSGRYEYRNKGFDLFLESLYRLNQRLREMPDRPTVVAFIVTKAQVRNINVGVLQNQSMFDDLKNWCAELERRMGHRLFMNAATGRIPKYEDLLNDDSIVRLKQSIAAWRSGRLPPVVTHDLVDDVNDPTLKHIRHRGLFNAPDDPVKIVFHPQFVTATSPLLNLDYENFVRGCHMGVFPSYYEPWGYTPMECIALGLPAVTSDLSGFGAYTQRHLEKGNSRVGDKGICVLNRRTKSFEETTANLADHLFNFCQLNRRQRIELRNATERLGELFDWSALVSHYHDAHEMALQRKGVEKPTGAIEVRFA